A window of the Nyctibius grandis isolate bNycGra1 chromosome 9, bNycGra1.pri, whole genome shotgun sequence genome harbors these coding sequences:
- the PNKD gene encoding probable hydrolase PNKD isoform X2, whose product MHRGRRTPAQPTMAAALGGLRGLLAAAGRAAGPTRPWGLPVPLGPRLLQQSCHRPAGPQPSPEPGSRGLPEGVEYIPTRKKAKNPMKPVGVAWYCLYARTRLGYLLYRWQVKAAREQYPHGHSAPQPCCFPGVKILPIPVLSDNYSYLVIDTDSGQAAVIDPSDPLAVQAAIEEEGVMLEAILCTHKHWDHSGGNSAVRQQHGFCRVYGSALDAIPELTNPLADREKVSVGCLTFEALATPGHTVGHMVYVLDGEPFGCPPCLFSGDLLFLAGCGRLFEGSPETMLASLDVAVGLGEDTLLWPGHEYALECLDFATRLERDNPALEQKLRWVTRQRQENRSTCPSTLGEEQTYNPFLRTHRPELQAALGLQRGRGEHPDAFRARVLKELRRHKDLYKAT is encoded by the exons ATGCACCGGGGCCGCCGCACACCGGCACAGCCCACCATGGCGGCGGCGCTCGGCGGACTGCGGG ggctgctggcagcagcagggcggGCAGCGGGTCCCACCAGGCCCTGGGGGCTGCCGGTCCCCCTGGGCCCACggctcctgcagcagagctgccaccGGCCAGCGGGGCCACAGCCCAGCCCGGAGCCCGGCAGCAGGGGGCTCCCCGAGGGCGTGGAGTACATCCCCACGCGCAAGAAGGCCAAGAACCCGATGAAGCCGGTGGGGGTGGCCTG GTACTGCCTGTACGCCCGCACGCGGCTGGGCTACCTCTTGTACCGGTGGCAGGTGAAGGCGGCCCGGGAGCAGTACCCACACGGCCACTCcgcaccccagccctgctgcttccCCG GCGTGAAAATCCTGCCCATTCCCGTGCTCTCCGACAACTACAGCTACCTGGTCATCGACACTGACTCTGGCCAGGCGGCCGTCATCGACCCCTCTGACCCACTGGCTGTGCAG GCTGCTATTGAAGAAGagggggtgatgctggaggCCATATTGTGCACCCACAAACACTG ggaCCACAGTGGGGGGAACTCAGCGGTACGCCAGCAGCACGGCTTCTGCAGGGTGTACGGCAGCGCTCTCGATGCCATCCCAGAGCTCACCAA CCCGCTTGCTGacagggagaaggtgagtgTGGGCTGCCTGACCTTCGAGGCGCTCGCCACGCCTGGCCACACCGTGGGCCACATGGTGTACGTGCTGGACGGGGAGCCCTTCGGCTGCCCCCCCTGCCTCTTCTCTGGGGACCTCCTCTTCCTCGCTGGCTGCG gcaggctgTTTGAGGGCTCCCCCGAGACCATGCTCGCCTCCCTGGATGTGGCTGTCGGCTTGGGCGAGGACACGCTGCTGTGGCCGG GGCATGAGTACGCGCTGGAGTGCCTGGACTTCGCCACCCGCCTGGAGCGGGACAACCCAGCGCTGGAGCAGAAGCTGCGGTGGGTGACACGGCAGCGGCAGGAGAACAGGAGCACG TGCCCCTCTACGCTGGGCGAGGAGCAGACCTACAACCCCTTCCTGCGGACCCACCGgccagagctgcaggcagcgctggggctgcagcggggcagaggggagcaCCCCGACGCCTTCCGTGCCCGTGTCCTCAAGGAGCTGCGGAGACACAAGGACCTCTACAAAGCCACCTAG
- the PNKD gene encoding probable hydrolase PNKD isoform X1 — MAAGRGGRHPGHGRAALRAAVAVARGLGAACLRRLAPLRRLARRASAALMGLACSLLFRVGYCLYARTRLGYLLYRWQVKAAREQYPHGHSAPQPCCFPGVKILPIPVLSDNYSYLVIDTDSGQAAVIDPSDPLAVQAAIEEEGVMLEAILCTHKHWDHSGGNSAVRQQHGFCRVYGSALDAIPELTNPLADREKVSVGCLTFEALATPGHTVGHMVYVLDGEPFGCPPCLFSGDLLFLAGCGRLFEGSPETMLASLDVAVGLGEDTLLWPGHEYALECLDFATRLERDNPALEQKLRWVTRQRQENRSTCPSTLGEEQTYNPFLRTHRPELQAALGLQRGRGEHPDAFRARVLKELRRHKDLYKAT, encoded by the exons ATGgccgcggggcgcggggggcgaCACCCGGGCCATGGCAGGGCCGCGCTGCGGGCGGCGGTGGCCGTTGCCCGTGGGCTGGGGGCCGCGTGCCTGCGCCGCCTCGCGCCCCTCCGCCGCCTCGCCCGCCGCGCCTCCGCCGCCCTCATGGGCCTCGCCTGCTCGCTGCTGTTCCGCGTGGG GTACTGCCTGTACGCCCGCACGCGGCTGGGCTACCTCTTGTACCGGTGGCAGGTGAAGGCGGCCCGGGAGCAGTACCCACACGGCCACTCcgcaccccagccctgctgcttccCCG GCGTGAAAATCCTGCCCATTCCCGTGCTCTCCGACAACTACAGCTACCTGGTCATCGACACTGACTCTGGCCAGGCGGCCGTCATCGACCCCTCTGACCCACTGGCTGTGCAG GCTGCTATTGAAGAAGagggggtgatgctggaggCCATATTGTGCACCCACAAACACTG ggaCCACAGTGGGGGGAACTCAGCGGTACGCCAGCAGCACGGCTTCTGCAGGGTGTACGGCAGCGCTCTCGATGCCATCCCAGAGCTCACCAA CCCGCTTGCTGacagggagaaggtgagtgTGGGCTGCCTGACCTTCGAGGCGCTCGCCACGCCTGGCCACACCGTGGGCCACATGGTGTACGTGCTGGACGGGGAGCCCTTCGGCTGCCCCCCCTGCCTCTTCTCTGGGGACCTCCTCTTCCTCGCTGGCTGCG gcaggctgTTTGAGGGCTCCCCCGAGACCATGCTCGCCTCCCTGGATGTGGCTGTCGGCTTGGGCGAGGACACGCTGCTGTGGCCGG GGCATGAGTACGCGCTGGAGTGCCTGGACTTCGCCACCCGCCTGGAGCGGGACAACCCAGCGCTGGAGCAGAAGCTGCGGTGGGTGACACGGCAGCGGCAGGAGAACAGGAGCACG TGCCCCTCTACGCTGGGCGAGGAGCAGACCTACAACCCCTTCCTGCGGACCCACCGgccagagctgcaggcagcgctggggctgcagcggggcagaggggagcaCCCCGACGCCTTCCGTGCCCGTGTCCTCAAGGAGCTGCGGAGACACAAGGACCTCTACAAAGCCACCTAG
- the TMBIM1 gene encoding protein lifeguard 3, producing MAQPNAPPPYDDKNPLYLPPPGGYPQPSHYAGGYPQPGGYPAPGGYAQPGGYPAAGGYPQPGMAMPTMPIRFGDDGIGDGSPLQSSDWDRKVRHTFIRKVYAIISLQLLVTVGIIAVFTFVSPVRSFVQRNVAVYYASYAVFLVTYLVLACCQGPRRRFPWNIILLSIFTLAMGLMTGTIASMYRTNAVLIAMLITAIVAIIVTIFCFQTKVDFTSCPGLFCVLGIVVMVTGIVTAIVLSFKYVPWLHMLYAAIGAIAFTLFLAYDTQLVLGNRKNTLSPEEYIYGALTIYTDIVYIFTFILQIVGRD from the exons ATGGCACAGCCCAACGCGCCCCCCCCCTACGATGACAAGAACCCCCTCTACCTCCCGCCCCCCGGGGGGTACCCCCAGCCTTCCCACTATGCCGGGGGGTACCCGCAGCCCGGGGGGTACCCTGCACCAGGGGGGTATGCGCAGCCAGGGGGGTACCCAGCAGCTGGGGGGTACCCCCAGCCAGGGATGGCCATGCCCACCATGCCTATTCGGTTCG GTGACGATGGCATCGGGGATGGCTCCCCCCTCCAATCGTCCGACTGGGACAGGAAGGTCCGGCACACCTTCATCCGCAAG GTCTATGCCATcatctccctgcagctgctggtgaCAGTGGGGATCATTGCCGTGTTCACCTTCGT CTCCCCCGTCCGCTCCTTTGTGCAGAGGAACGTCGCTGTCTACTATGCCTCGTA tgctgtgttccTGGTGACCTACTTGGTGCTGGCCTGCTGCCAAGGTCCCCG GAGACGCTTCCCCTGGAACATCATCCTGCTGAGCATCTTC ACGCTGGCCATGGGGCTGATGACGGGGACGATTGCCAG CATGTACCGGACCAACGCTGTCCTGATCGCCATGCTCATCACCGCCATCGTGGCCATCATTGTCACCATCTTCTGCTTCCAGACCAAG GTTGATTTTACATCGTGTCCAGGGCTCTTCTGCGTGCTGGGTATCGTGGTCATGGTGACTGGGATCGTCACCGCCATTGTCCTGTCCTTCAAATAT GTCCCCTGGCTCCACATGCTGTATGCAGCCATCGGTGCCATCGCCTTCACCCTG TTCCTTGCCTATGACACCCAACTTGTGCTGGGGAACAGGAAGAACACGCTGAGCCCTGAGGAGTACATCTACGGTGCCCTCACCATCTACACTGACATCGTCTACATCTTCACCTTCATCCTGCAGATCGTGGGCCGGGATTAG